GCAATCCGAACAACCCGACCGGTTCGATCACCAAGCGCGCCGACATCGAATGGCTGCTGGCCAACAAGCCCGCCTCCAGCGTGCTGCTGGTCGACGAGGCCTACCTGCACTACAGCGAGGAGCCGTCGGTGATCGACCTGATCGGCCAGCGCCAGGACCTGCTGGTGCTGCGCACCTTCTCCAAGCTGTACGGCATGGCCGGGCTGCGCCTGGGCCTAGCGGTGGCCGCGCCGGGGCTGCAGACCAAGCTGGCCGCGTTCGGCGAGAATCCGGTGTCGGTGCCTGCGCTGGCCGCCGGCATCGCCAGCCTGCAGGACCTGCAACTGGTGCCGACCCGCCGCGCCGAGAACGCGCGCATCCGCGACGCCACCATCGCCTGGCTGCAGAGCAAGGGCTACAAGTGCCTGCCGTCGCAGGCCAACTGCTTCATGGTCGACGTCAAGCGCGACGGCGCCACGTTCGCCGCGGCGATGGCCAAGCAAGGCGTGATCGTCGGCCGCAGCTGGCCGATCTGGCCGAAGCTGGTGCGCGTCACCGTGGGCACCGAAGCGGAGATGCTGCGGTTTCGGGAGGCGTTTGGGAAGGCGCGCAAGTAGCTTGGGGGCCGGGAATCGGGAATGGAGAATCGGGAATCGTAAAAGCGGGTTGTCGTGCGGCTGAGGCGTGCCTGGTTTTGCCCTGGCATTCACGTTGCGAATTCGCGATTCGCTAGCCTCGGCGCCAACGCTCGATTGGCGGTGAGTCGGGATTCGGGAAGGGCACTGGGAATTCGCAACAGCCAAAGCTAGGGGCTTTGGCATCGGCGGCGGTCGCGCCCTCATCCGCCCCCTTCGGTGGCACCTTCTCCCGGTGGGAGAAGGGAAAAACGCACGGGGCAATCAGCACCAGGAAATCGCTTTTACGATTCCCCATTCCCGTTTCCCCATTCCCGGCACCAAACTACCAGCGTGGTGCTTTCGTCAACGGCGGCGCCTGGTGCTGGCGGTCGTAGGCGCGCAGGTCGTCGCGGATGTGGGCGATGCGCTGGCGGCCCAGGGCGTTGCGGCTGTCGTCCAGGACCACGCCGTCGAGCAGTTCGCCCATGCGCTGCACGGTCGGCAGCATCTTCTCCCAGGCGTCGAGCGCGGTCATCGGCGCCGGCAACGTCAGGAAGAAGGCGATCGCCGGGGTCTCCATCTCGCGGATGTGCGCCATGTCGAAGCTGCCCGGCTTCATGATGCTGGCCATGCTGAAGATCGGGCCGCGCTCTGGATGCCCCTCGACCAGGCGGTGGAACACGTTCATGTGGCCGAAGGTCAGGCCGGTCTTCTCCGCCGCCACCACGATGTCCTCGCCGCGCAGCACCTGCCCGGCGCGGGCGGCGACGTACAGCGAGACGATCTTGTCGAAATCCTGGCTCGGGCGCTTGCCGAGTTCGGCGCCCGGCGCCTCCGCGGCGGGCAGGCCCAGTTCGGGCTGGCGCGCGTCGCCGTCGACACCATCGGCGGCCAGCGCGTCATCGCCGACCGCCGGGGCGGCGTCGCCCAGCGAGGGTTCGCGGCGCGGCGCGGCCGGATCGGCCGGCTCCACGCGCCGGCCCTGGCTCGGTTTCTTGGGGCGGCCGAACAGGAAGATCGCCGCAATCAACAGCAAGCCGGCGGCGAGGATGCCGATGCGTAGCATTGCCATGTCGGACATTCAGGGGTTACTCCGGCAAGGGTACACAGGGGAAACGTAGCTGCTTGCGCACGAGGTCTGTCCCTACAGCGACAGCGCCTCGACGCGCATCACGCCCTTTAGCATGTCACGTCAGGCCGCGCCCGCCAAACGCGCGGCCTCCTCCAGGTCCACGCTGACCAGGCGGCTGACGCCCGGTTCGCGCATGGTGACGCCGCTGAGCTGGTGCGCCGCCTCCATCGTCGCCTTGTTGTGGCTGACGAACAGGAACTGCACTTTCTCGCTCATTTCCTTGACCATCGCCGCCAGGCGGCCGACGTTGGCCTCGTCCAGCGGCGCGTCCACCTCGTCGAGCAGGCAGAACGGTGCCGGGTTGAGCTGGAAGATCGCGAACACCAGCGCCACCGCGGTCATCGCCTTTTCGCCGCCGGACAGCAGCGAGATGCTGGACACGCGCTTGCCGGGGGGCCGCGCCATGATCGCCACGCCGGTGTCCAGCAGGTCCTCGCCCGTCAGTTCCAGGTAGGCGTGGCCGCCGCCGAACAGGCGCGGATACAGCGCCTGCACGCCGGAGTTGACCCGGTCGAAGGTGTCCTTGAAGCGGCCGCGGGTTTCGCGGTCGATCTTGCGGATGGCGTCTTCCAGGGTCTCCAGCGCGGTATTGAGGTCGACGTCCTGCGCTTCCAGGTACTCGGCGCGCTGCGCGGCCTCGCCGTACTCGCTGATCGCCGCCAGATTGACCGGCTCCAGCCGGCGCATGCGCGCGTCGATCTGCTGCACTGCCTGCTCCCACTCGGCCGGGTCGGCGTGCTCGGGCAGGCCGTTGATCACGTCCTCGAGCACGAAGCCGGCCTTGACCACCGCCGCCGACAGCTGCTCGGCGCTGAGCACCAGCGCCTGCTGGTCGAGCCGGCGCTGGGCGATGCGTTCGCGCTGCGCCAGCGCCTGCTCGTCGCGCTGCTGGCGGGTCTGCTCCAGCGCGCGCAGTTCGTTGTCGATGCCGTCCAGCAGCGCGCGCGCCTCGCCGAGTGCGCGATCGGTGCGCACGCGCTCGCTGAGCGCAGCCTGGTGCTCGGCCTCCAGCGCCAGCACCGGCGAGTCGCCCTCGTTCAACTGCGCGCTGAGCTCGCCCAGGCGCGCGTCCAGTTGCCCGCGCTGGTTGCCCATGCGCTCCAGCGCCTGGCTCAGCGAGGCGATCTGGGTGCGCTGCGACTCCAGGGTCAGGGCCAGCGCGTGCGAGGCTTCGCGCACCCGCCGCGCAGCGTCGCGGGCCAGGTCGCGCGCTTCGGTGAGCTGGCGACGTTCGCTTTCCAGCGCGTGCCGCACCGACTCCAGGTCGCCCATGCTGGTGACCGCGTCTTCCAGCTTGGAGCGCGCCTCGCGCGCCTGCTCGCGGCTGCTGTCCAAGGTCTCCAGCAGCTGCGCGACCTCCAGCTCGATGCGCTCGATGCGGGTGCGCGCGGCGTCGACCTTGCCCTGCTGGCTCTGCAACTGTCCGGCCAGTTCGGAGGCGCTGCGGTGCGCCTGGTACAGCTGCCGCTGCGCGTCCTCGCGCTGCTGCTCGCCGGCCAGCAACTGCGCGCGCATCTCGCCGAGGCGGTGTTCGAGGTCGGCCTCGCGCTCCTGCAGCGTCTCGATCTGCCCGCGCAGGCTCTGGATCTCGCGCTCGCGCAGCAGCGCGCCCTGCTTGGCCGCGCCGGAGCGCGACACCCGCAACCAGCCCTGGCCCAGGCGCGCGCCGTCGCGGGTGACGATGGAGTCGCCCTCGCCCAGCTGCGGCAGCAGCGCCCGCGCGGCAGCCAGGTCCTCGGCCGCGTGCAGCCGCGCCAGCAGCCGGCGGATCGCGATCGGCCCCTGCACTTTGGCCGCCAGCGAGGTCGGCGCGAAGGTCTCGGCCGCCTCCTCGCCGCTGACCAGGGCGATGCGGCCTTCGCCGAGTTCGCCCAGCGCATCGACCAGTTGTTCCGGCGCCTCCACCAGCACGCCTTCGATCAACTGCCCGAGCGCGCCTTCGACGGCGTTCTCCCAGCCGCTCTCGACGTTGAGCCGTTCGCCGACGCGCGCCGCCGAATCCAGCCCGCGCGCCTGCAGCCAGGCCACTGCCGCGCCCTGCTCCTGGCCGAGCGCAGCCTGCTGCAGGGTTTCCAGCGACGACAGCCGCCCGCGCGCGGCCTGCGCCTGCTTGCGCACGTCGGCCAGTTCGGCCTGCGCGGTGCGCTGCTGGTCCTGCAGCGCCGCCACCGCCTGCTTGCGCGCCTCGACCTGCTCGGTCAGGCCGTCCAGCGCGGCGCGCTGGGTCTCGTGCTGCAGTTCCAGTTGCGCGAACGCCTCGGCCAGCGCGTCCAGGTCCAGCCCGGCGCGCTCGGCCAGCAGCGCCTCGCGGCGGCGCTCGGCCTCCAGCGACTGCCGGTCCAGGTAATCGACGCGGGTGCGCTCCACTTCGCCGGCACGCGAGGCTTCGGCGGTGTTGCGCTGATGCGATTCCCAGCGCTGCTGCCAGTCGGCCAGGCGCGCCTCGGCCTCGCGCAGCGCTTCCTGCTTGTATTCGTTGTCTTCCTGCAACTGCTCCAACTGCGGGCCGGCAACGTCCACCGATTCGCGCAGCAGCGCCAGCTTGGCCTCGTCGGTGCCGATGTGCTGGCCAAGTTCGGCCAGCGCCGTTTGCGTCTCGTCGCGCGCCTTGTGCAGGCGCTGCGACAGGTCGCGCTGGTGCTGGATCTGCTGCTCGATCCGGGCCAGGGTGCTGCCGACCTTGTAGACCTCGGCCTGCGCGGTGCTGAGCGCCTCGGCGGCCTCCTCGCGGCGCACGCGGCCGGTCTCGATGCGCGCCTCGGCATCGCGCTGTTCGGCGATCAGCTGCTGCAGGCGCGTCTCTTCCTGGCCCAGCGCCTCGCGCAGGCCCTGCAGGCGCCCGTCCAGGCCGCGGTATTCCAGCGCCTTCCACTGCGCGTCCTTGATCCGCCGTTCTTCCTGCAGCGCCTGGTACTGCTCGGCTTGGCGCGCCTGGCGCTTGAGGTGCTCGAGCTGCTTGCCGATCTCCTCGCGCAAATCGCCCAGACGCTCCAGGTTCTCGCGGGTATGGCGGATGCGGGTCTCGGTCTCCTTGCGCCGCTCCTTGTACTTGGAGATGCCGGCGGCCTCTTCCAGGTACACGCGCAGGTCTTCCGGGCGCGCCTCGATGATCTGGCTGATCATGCCCTGCTCGATGATCGAGTAGCTGCGCGGGCCCAGGCCGGTGCCCAGGAACAGATCGGTGATGTCGCGGCGCCGGCACTTGGTGCCGTTGAGGTAGTAGCTGCTGCTGCCGTCGCGGCTGACCTGGCGCTTGACCGAGATCTCGTTGAACGAGGCGTACTCGCCCGCGATGGTGTGGTCGGTGTTGTCGAAGATCAGTTCCACCGTGGCCTGCGACACCGGCTTGCGCGCCGAGGAACCGGAGAAGATCACGTCCGTCAGCGAATCGCCGCGCAACCGGCTGGCCGAACTTTCGCCCATCACCCAGCGCACCGCGTCGATGATGTTCGACTTGCCGCAGCCGTTCGGACCGACGATGCCGGTCATGTTGGTCGGCAGGTGCAGCGTGGTCGGATCGACGAAGGACTTGAAGCCGGACAGCTTGATGGTCGACAGGCGCATGGTGCGGGCAATCCATGGCAGACGCCGCCGGCATTCCGAGCTGCGCTGCCGCTAATGAAGATCCAGGTGAGGTCCTGCGTCCAACCCATTGATGCGGCTACACCGCTGGGCCGACATCGGACACGAGTCGCTGAGTATAGCGGCCCCCGCGCGGCACTGGGGCGGCCGGCGCCGGGCGGCGGCGATGCGACGGCGGTCGCATACGCGGGCGACCGCGACCCACCGGCCAGGGCAGCACGGCACACTCAGGTGGCGCAGGTCGGCAAAAACGACACGGGCACCTTGCGGTGCCCGTGTCGGTACAGCGATGACGCAGGGATCAGGCGTCGGCTTCGACCACGACCTTGACCGTGGTTTCCACGTCGGCGTGCAGGCGCACCAGCACCTCGTACTCGCCGATGTTGCGGAACGCGCCTTCGCCCAGCACCACTTCGCCCTTCTCCAGCGGCATGCCGGCGGCGGTGAAGGCCTCGGCGATGTCGCGCGGGCCGACCGAGCCGTACAGCTTGCCTTCGGTGGAGGCGTTGGCCTTGACGGTCACGCTGGCACCTTCCAGCTTGGCGGCGCGGGCTTCGGCGTCGTCGTGGATCGACTTGGCCTTGGCTTCGTACTCGGCGCGCTTGGCTTCGAACTCGGCGATGTTGGCGGCGGTGGCCGGCACGGCCTTGCCCTGCGGCACCAGGTAGTTGCGGCCGTAGCCCGGCTTGACGTCGACCTTGTCGCCGAGGCCGCCCAGGTTGGTCACTTTCTGCAGAAGAATCAGTTGCATGGTCTTGCTCCGTTATTCGTTAGCGTCGGCACGCGGCCGCCGCAACGGGTGCTGTCCGAATAGGAGAAGCCGGGATTGGGGATGGGGAATCGGGATTGCGCCCGATCGACACCGCACTTTTCTAATCGCCAGACTTCGCTTGAATGCCCGCACCGGAGGGTGCGGGCCGTATCGCTCCGGGAAACCCGGAATTAAACGTCGTGGTTGTCCGTGTACGGGATCAGCGCCAGGAAACGCGCGCGCTTGACGGCCGTGGCCAGCTGACGCTGGTACTTGGACTTGGTGCCGGTCACGCGGCTCGGCACGATCTTGCCGTTCTCGGTGAGGTACTGGCGCAGGGTGTTGAGATCCTTGTAATCGATCTCCTTGACGCCCTCGGCGGTGAACTTGCAGAACTTGCGACGACGGAAGAACTTGGACATGAGCATGCTCCTTAGGCGGCTTCGGCGGCGTCGCCGTCGGTTTCGGTGGCGGCGGCGGGCGCATCGCCCTCTTCGTCGTCGCGACGACGGCGCTCACCGCGCTCGGGCTTGTCGGCCTTCTCGTCCTTGCTCTTCATGATCAGCGACTGCTCGGTGTCGGCGCCGTCGCGCTTGATCACCAGGTGGCGCAGCACTGCGTCGTTGAAGCGGAAGCTCTCGACCAGCTCGCTCAGCACGGCCTGGTCCACTTCGATGTTCAGCATGACGTAGTGGGCCTTCACCAGGTTCTGGATCGGGTACGCCAGCTGGCGGCGGCCCCAGTCTTCCAGACGGTGGATGGTGCCCTTGCCGTTCTCGACCAGCGACTTGTAGCGCTCGATCATGGCCGGGACCTGCTCGCTCTGGTCCGGGTGGACCAGGAACACGATTTCGTAATGACGACTCATGGTGTGTACCTTTCGGATGTGGCCTTGCGGCCGGACAGCCCCCCGCGGTGCGACGGCGGTGGGGCAAGGACTCCTGCCGGGAAGGCAGGAAGCCGCACATTATGACCGAGATGCCCACTCACCGACAAGCCAGCCATCCCCGGTGCGGGACAGGGACGCCACTGCAGCGGACGAAACCAATCGAATCAACGGCTTAGATCAGTCCATGTGCATACAGGCGATGCTGGCTGCCCTGCAGGCAGCGGAACAGGCAGCCAACGGGCCGCGCGGCCGTCGGCAATACACCAGGGACACACAGACTGCGGGGCGACGCCGGCGCAGTAGAACGGTCCCTGGTAGCACATGCGCGGGTTTCACCGCAGCAGTCGCAGACGCCGTCTCCCTGCGCGAAGCACAGCGCAGAGGCGCTTGGGTGATGAAGGAACTGAGGCAGTTGAATACGAACCGATGCCGCCCTGCCCTGCGCCCTCCTGGAGGAGGCCGCCTGGCCGCAGCGGCGACGCTCAGGGTGCGCCGGCGTGCGCGGCGTCGGTGGTGAAGCTCTCGCCGCAGCCGCATTCGGCGGTGGCGTTCGGGTTGCGGAACACGAAGGTCTCGCCCAGGCCCTGCTTGGCGAAGTCGATCTCGGTGCCGTCCACCAGCGGCAGGCTGGTCGCATCGACGTAGATGCGCACGCCGTCCTGCTCGAACACTGCATCGTCCGCACGCGCCTCGCGCGCCAGGTCGGTGACGTGGCCCCAGCCGGAACAACCGGTGCGCTCGACGCCGAAGCGCAATCCCAGGGCGCCTGGCGTCTGCGCGACGAAGCGCTGCACGCGGGCGTGGGCGACGGGGGTGAGACGGATGGCCATGACGAACTCCGGCGACTGCGAACGGACATTATAGGAAGGACGGCGACCGATCGCCGCATGCCTCGCAAGCGCCGCGCTTCAGCCAGTACACTTGCCCCTTCCATATCGAGTCGCTGCGGCGAGGATTCAAGTCATGACGGTGGTGAGCGTTGCACATGCGCTGGCCGGGAAGATCCCGGAAGGCGGCGAAGTCACGGTGCGGGGATGGGTGCGCACGCTGCGCGGATCTGCCGGACTGGCTTTCATCAACGTGACCGACGGCTCCTGCTTCGCCCCGATCCAGGTGGTGGCGACCGACGCGCTGCCCAACTTCGACGAGGTCAAGCGGCTCACCGGCAGTTGCTCGCTGATCGCCAAGGGCGTGCTGGTGAAGTCGCAGGGCAAGGGCCAGTCGTACGAGATCCAGGCCAGCGCGGTGGAGGTGGTGGGCTGGGTCGAGGACCCGCTGACCTACCCGATCCAGCCCAAGCCGATGTCGCCGGAGTTCCTGCGCGAGGTCGCGCACCTGCGCCCGCGCACCAACCTGTTCGGCGCGGTGACGCGCATCCGCAACTGCCTGGCGCAGGCGGTGCACCGCTATTTCCACAGCAACGGCTATTCCTGGATCAGCACGCCGATCATCACCACCTCCGACGCCGAAGGCGCCGGACAGATGTTCCGCGTCTCCACCCTGGACCTGGCCAACCTGCCGCGCGACGCGCAGGGCCAGGTCGACTTCGGCCGCGACTTCTTCGGCAAGGAGACCTTCCTGACCGTGTCCGGCCAGCTCAACGTCGAGGCCTACTGCCTGGCGCTGAGCAAGGTCTACACCTTCGGCCCCACCTTCCGCGCCGAGAACAGCCACACCACCCGCCACCTGGCCGAGTTCTGGATGATCGAGCCGGAGATCGCCTTCGCCGACCTGGCCGAAGATGCGCGCGTGGCCGAGGACTTCCTCAAGTACCTGTTCCGCGCGGTGCTGGACGAGCGCGCCGACGACCTGGCGTTCATCGCCGAGCGCGTGGACAAGACCGCGATCAGCAAGCTGGAGACCTTCATCAACTCGCCGTTCGAGCGCATCGAGTACGGCGACGCGATCAGCCTGCTGCAGAAGTCCGGGCAGAAGTTCGAGTTCCCGGTGGAATGGGGCCTGGACCTGCAGACCGAGCACGAGCGCTGGCTGACCGAGCAGCACGTCGGCCGGCCGGTGGTGGTGACCAACTACCCCGAGCACATCAAGGCGTTCTACATGCGCCTGAACGACGACGGCAAGACTGTCGCGGCGATGGACGTGCTGGCGCCGGGCATCGGCGAGATCATCGGCGGCAGCCAGCGCGAGGAACGCCTGGACGTGCTGGACGCGCGCATGCTGCAGTTCGGCCTGGATCCGCAGCACTACGGCTGGTACCGCGACTTCCGCCGCTATGGCACGGTGCCGCACGCCGGCTTCGGCCTGGGCTTCGAGCGTCTGGTGGTGTACGTGTGCGGGCTGAGCAACATCCGCGACGCCATCCCCTACCCGCGCGCGCCGGGCAGCGCCGAGTTCTGAGGCAAGCCGGGGAGCGCACGCCATGATCCTGTTTTTCGCGCTGTGCTTCGTCGGCGTGGCGATCGCCGGCGCCAGCGCGTTCCTGATCTTCTGGCCGCTGACCCTGGTGCATATCCGCGACCGCCATCCACCGCTGGTGGCGGCGTTCGGGCCGGGCGCCTTCCTCAAGCCGGTCGCGCTGGGCTGGCTGCTGGCGCGGCGCTACCGTCCGCTCGGCGACCGCGGGCTGTCCGGCCTGGCGACGCCGGCCTGGCTGTCGCTGCTGACCATCTTTTTCGGCCTGGGCATGGCCGCCCTGCTCTGGCTGCTTTCCCTGGTGATTCCATGACTTCAGATTCTCCCGCCCACGATCAGTGGTACCTGGCCAGCCTCGGCCGCCTGCTGGTATGGGCGCGCCTGCGCGTGCGCGCCGCCGGCACCGCCGAGGTGCTGGACAGCGATGGCAACACCCTCAGCTACGACAGCGAGGACACCGCCCGCGCGGCCCTGTTCGACGCCGAGTTCGTCGCCTTCGACGGCCTGGACGAGGACGATGCGCGGGCGCGCGGCTTTTCGCTGGGCGAGGTGTCGCCGCCGCAGGCCGACGACGATGCCGGCCTGCGCGGGCGCATGACCCAGACCCTGGGCGCGCGCGCCTGATCCGGCGATGCACGTTCCACCCGCCTTCGCCGAACGCGACCTGGGCGCGCTCGATGCGCTGATCGCCGACAACCCGTTCGCCACCCTGGTCACCGTCGCCGACGGCCTGCCCTGCGCCACGCCGTTGCCGGTGCTGTACCGGCGCGACGGTGAACGCATCCTGGTCGAAGGCCATTGGTCGCGCGCCAA
This genomic stretch from Xanthomonas sacchari harbors:
- the smc gene encoding chromosome segregation protein SMC gives rise to the protein MRLSTIKLSGFKSFVDPTTLHLPTNMTGIVGPNGCGKSNIIDAVRWVMGESSASRLRGDSLTDVIFSGSSARKPVSQATVELIFDNTDHTIAGEYASFNEISVKRQVSRDGSSSYYLNGTKCRRRDITDLFLGTGLGPRSYSIIEQGMISQIIEARPEDLRVYLEEAAGISKYKERRKETETRIRHTRENLERLGDLREEIGKQLEHLKRQARQAEQYQALQEERRIKDAQWKALEYRGLDGRLQGLREALGQEETRLQQLIAEQRDAEARIETGRVRREEAAEALSTAQAEVYKVGSTLARIEQQIQHQRDLSQRLHKARDETQTALAELGQHIGTDEAKLALLRESVDVAGPQLEQLQEDNEYKQEALREAEARLADWQQRWESHQRNTAEASRAGEVERTRVDYLDRQSLEAERRREALLAERAGLDLDALAEAFAQLELQHETQRAALDGLTEQVEARKQAVAALQDQQRTAQAELADVRKQAQAARGRLSSLETLQQAALGQEQGAAVAWLQARGLDSAARVGERLNVESGWENAVEGALGQLIEGVLVEAPEQLVDALGELGEGRIALVSGEEAAETFAPTSLAAKVQGPIAIRRLLARLHAAEDLAAARALLPQLGEGDSIVTRDGARLGQGWLRVSRSGAAKQGALLREREIQSLRGQIETLQEREADLEHRLGEMRAQLLAGEQQREDAQRQLYQAHRSASELAGQLQSQQGKVDAARTRIERIELEVAQLLETLDSSREQAREARSKLEDAVTSMGDLESVRHALESERRQLTEARDLARDAARRVREASHALALTLESQRTQIASLSQALERMGNQRGQLDARLGELSAQLNEGDSPVLALEAEHQAALSERVRTDRALGEARALLDGIDNELRALEQTRQQRDEQALAQRERIAQRRLDQQALVLSAEQLSAAVVKAGFVLEDVINGLPEHADPAEWEQAVQQIDARMRRLEPVNLAAISEYGEAAQRAEYLEAQDVDLNTALETLEDAIRKIDRETRGRFKDTFDRVNSGVQALYPRLFGGGHAYLELTGEDLLDTGVAIMARPPGKRVSSISLLSGGEKAMTAVALVFAIFQLNPAPFCLLDEVDAPLDEANVGRLAAMVKEMSEKVQFLFVSHNKATMEAAHQLSGVTMREPGVSRLVSVDLEEAARLAGAA
- the rpsF gene encoding 30S ribosomal protein S6, whose amino-acid sequence is MSRHYEIVFLVHPDQSEQVPAMIERYKSLVENGKGTIHRLEDWGRRQLAYPIQNLVKAHYVMLNIEVDQAVLSELVESFRFNDAVLRHLVIKRDGADTEQSLIMKSKDEKADKPERGERRRRDDEEGDAPAAATETDGDAAEAA
- the zipA gene encoding cell division protein ZipA — encoded protein: MSDMAMLRIGILAAGLLLIAAIFLFGRPKKPSQGRRVEPADPAAPRREPSLGDAAPAVGDDALAADGVDGDARQPELGLPAAEAPGAELGKRPSQDFDKIVSLYVAARAGQVLRGEDIVVAAEKTGLTFGHMNVFHRLVEGHPERGPIFSMASIMKPGSFDMAHIREMETPAIAFFLTLPAPMTALDAWEKMLPTVQRMGELLDGVVLDDSRNALGRQRIAHIRDDLRAYDRQHQAPPLTKAPRW
- a CDS encoding iron-sulfur cluster assembly accessory protein; translated protein: MAIRLTPVAHARVQRFVAQTPGALGLRFGVERTGCSGWGHVTDLAREARADDAVFEQDGVRIYVDATSLPLVDGTEIDFAKQGLGETFVFRNPNATAECGCGESFTTDAAHAGAP
- a CDS encoding pyridoxal phosphate-dependent aminotransferase, yielding MSLPVSRRSFLSLATSGLALGAVGLSPVAEAARRKAAAAAAATPGVAPAAGTVYLNFNECPLGPAPAALAAAQAILPRSGRYLFELSDELIAAFVGQQRLPADHVAVYPGSSEPLARAARAFTTPRAGVVVADPTFEAVADVAAAHGAPVRRVPLRADGAHDVKTMASVDPNAGLIYLCNPNNPTGSITKRADIEWLLANKPASSVLLVDEAYLHYSEEPSVIDLIGQRQDLLVLRTFSKLYGMAGLRLGLAVAAPGLQTKLAAFGENPVSVPALAAGIASLQDLQLVPTRRAENARIRDATIAWLQSKGYKCLPSQANCFMVDVKRDGATFAAAMAKQGVIVGRSWPIWPKLVRVTVGTEAEMLRFREAFGKARK
- the asnS gene encoding asparagine--tRNA ligase; translation: MTVVSVAHALAGKIPEGGEVTVRGWVRTLRGSAGLAFINVTDGSCFAPIQVVATDALPNFDEVKRLTGSCSLIAKGVLVKSQGKGQSYEIQASAVEVVGWVEDPLTYPIQPKPMSPEFLREVAHLRPRTNLFGAVTRIRNCLAQAVHRYFHSNGYSWISTPIITTSDAEGAGQMFRVSTLDLANLPRDAQGQVDFGRDFFGKETFLTVSGQLNVEAYCLALSKVYTFGPTFRAENSHTTRHLAEFWMIEPEIAFADLAEDARVAEDFLKYLFRAVLDERADDLAFIAERVDKTAISKLETFINSPFERIEYGDAISLLQKSGQKFEFPVEWGLDLQTEHERWLTEQHVGRPVVVTNYPEHIKAFYMRLNDDGKTVAAMDVLAPGIGEIIGGSQREERLDVLDARMLQFGLDPQHYGWYRDFRRYGTVPHAGFGLGFERLVVYVCGLSNIRDAIPYPRAPGSAEF
- the rpsR gene encoding 30S ribosomal protein S18; the encoded protein is MSKFFRRRKFCKFTAEGVKEIDYKDLNTLRQYLTENGKIVPSRVTGTKSKYQRQLATAVKRARFLALIPYTDNHDV
- the rplI gene encoding 50S ribosomal protein L9; the encoded protein is MQLILLQKVTNLGGLGDKVDVKPGYGRNYLVPQGKAVPATAANIAEFEAKRAEYEAKAKSIHDDAEARAAKLEGASVTVKANASTEGKLYGSVGPRDIAEAFTAAGMPLEKGEVVLGEGAFRNIGEYEVLVRLHADVETTVKVVVEADA
- a CDS encoding CbrC family protein; its protein translation is MCYQGPFYCAGVAPQSVCPWCIADGRAARWLPVPLPAGQPASPVCTWTDLSR